The genomic interval NNNNNNNNNNNNNNNNNNNNNNNNNNNNNNNNNNNNNNNNNNNNNNNNNNNNNNNNNNNNNNNNNNNNNNNNNNNNNNNNNNNNNNNNNNNNNNNNNNNNNNNNNNNNNNNNNNNNNNNNNNNNNNNNNNNNNNNNNNNNNNNNNNNNNNNNNNNNNNNNNNNNNNNNNNNNNNNNNNNNNNNNNNNNNNNNNNNNNNNNNNNNNNNNNNNNNNNNNNNNNNNNNNNNNNNNNNNNNNNNNNNNNNNNNNNNNNNNNNNNNNNNNNNNNNNNNNNNNNNNNNNNNNNNNNNNNNNNNNNNNNNNNNNNNNNNNNNNNNNNNNNNNNNNNNNNNNNNNNNNNNNNNNNNNNNNNNNNNNNNNNNNNNNNNNNNNNNNNNNNNNNNNNNNNNNNNNNNNNNNNNNNNNNNNNNNNNNNNNNNNNNNNNNNNNNNNNNNNNNNNNNNNNNNNNNNNNNNNNNNNNNNNNNNNNNNNNNNNNNNNNNNNNNNNNNNNNNNNNNNNNNNNNNNNNNNNNNNNNNNNNNNNNNNNNNNNNNNNNNNNNNNNNNNNNNNNNNNNNNNNNNNNNNNNNNNNNNNNNNNNNNNNNNNNNNNNNNNNNNNNNNNNNNNNNNNNNNNNNNNNNNNNNNNNNNNNNNNNNNNNNNNNNNNNNNNNNNNNNNNNNNNNNNNNNNNNNNNNNNNNNNNNNNNNNNNNNNNNNNNNNNNNNNNNNNNNNNNNNNNNNNNNNNNNNNNNNNNNNNNNNNNNNNNNNNNNNNNNNNNNNNNNNNNNNNNNNNNNNNNNNNNNNNNNNNNNNNNNNNNNNNNNNNNNNNNNNNNNNNNNNNNNNNNNNNNNNNNNNNNNNNNNNNNNNNNNNNNNNNNNNNNNNNNNNNNNNNNNNNNNNNNNNNNNNNNNNNNNNNNNNNNNNNNNNNNNNNNNNNNNNNNNNNNNNNNNNNNNNNNNNNNNNNNNNNNNNNNNNNNNNNNNNNNNNNNNNNNNNNNNNNNNNNNNNNNNNNNNNNNNNNNNNNNNNNNNNNNNNNNNNNNNNNNNNNNNNNNNNNNNNNNNNNNNNNNNNNNNNNNNNNNNNNNNNNNNNNNNNNNNNNNNNNNNNNNNNNNNNNNNNNNNNNNNNNNNNNNNNNNNNNNNNNNNNNNNNNNNNNNNNNNNNNNNNNNNNNNNNNNNNNNNNNNNNNNNNNNNNNNNNNNNNNNNNNNNNNNNNNNNNNNNNNNNNNNNNNNNNNNNNNNNNNNNNNNNNNNNNNNNNNNNNNNNNNNNNNNNNNNNNNNNNNNNNNNNNNNNNNNNNNNNNNNNNNNNNNNNNNNNNNNNNNNNNNNNNNNNNNNNNNNNNNNNNNNNNNNNNNNNNNNNNNNNNNNNNNNNNNNNNNNNNNNNNNNNNNNNNNNNNNNNNNNNNNNNNNNNNNNNNNNNNNNNNNNNNNNNNNNNNNNNNNNNNNNNNNNNNNNNNNNNNNNNNNNNNNNNNNNNNNNNNNNNNNNNNNNNNNNNNNNNNNNNNNNNNNNNNNNNNNNNNNNNNNNNNNNNNNNNNNNNNNNNNNNNNNNNNNNNNNNNNNNNNNNNNNNNNNNNNNNNNNNNNNNNNNNNNNNNNNNNNNNNNNNNNNNNNNNNNNNNNNNNNNNNNNNNNNNNNNNNNNNNNNNNNNNNNNNNNNNNNNNNNNNNNNNNNNNNNNNNNNNNNNNNNNNNNNNNNNNNNNNNNNNNNNNNNNNNNNNNNNNNNNNNNNNNNNNNNNNNNNNNNNNNNNNNNNNNNNNNNNNNNNNNNNNNNNNNNNNNNNNNNNNNNNNNNNNNNNNNNNNNNNNNNNNNNNNNNNNNNNNNNNNNNNNNNNNNNNNNNNNNNNNNNNNNNNNNNNNNNNNNNNNNNNNNNNNNNNNNNNNNNNNNNNNNNNNNNNNNNNNNNNNNNNNNNNNNNNNNNNNNNNNNNNNNNNNNNNNNNNNNNNNNNNNNNNNNNNNNNNNNNNNNNNNNNNNNNNNNNNNNNNNNNNNNNNNNNNNNNNNNNNNNNNNNNNNNNNNNNNNNNNNNNNNNNNNNNNNNNNNNNNNNNNNNNNNNNNNNNNNNNNNNNNNNNNNNNNNNNNNNNNNNNNNNNNNNNNNNNNNNNNNNNNNNNNNNNNNNNNNNNNNNNNNNNNNNNNNNNNNNNNNNNNNNNNNNNNNNNNNNNNNNNNNNNNNNNNNNNNNNNNNNNNNNNNNNNNNNNNNNNNNNNNNNNNNNNNNNNNNNNNNNNNNNNNNNNNNNNNNNNNNNNNNNNNNNNNNNNNNNNNNNNNNNNNNNNNCTGCCGGTATCATTgacaatatataacacaaattcatatttacataatcCCTGCTTGATAGTTTTGCATTCTGCCATGGAATTATTAGTCCAATTGCTGTTGTCAGTGTTAGAAGTTAATCCTGAATTTGTAAAAGCGAGTACATCTCTCCGCCGGAATGCAAGGGATGAATATGGAATACCCGAACCTATAGGAAAAACTATAGTCGatgttgaaagttttttttttctctctctcNNNNNNNNNNNNNNNNNNNNNNNNNNNNNNNNNNNNNNNNNNNNNNNNNNNNNNNNNNNNNNNNNNNNNNNNNNNNNNNNNNNNNNNNNNNNNNNNNNNNNNNNNNNNNNNNNNNNNNNNNNNNNNNNNNNNNNNNNNNNNNNNNNNNNNNNNNNNNNNNNNNNNNNNNNNNNNNNNNNNNNNNNNNNNNNNNNNNNNNNNNNNNNNNNNNNNNNNNNNNNNNNNNNNNNNNNNNNNNNNNNNNNNNNACAAGATCAAGGAACTCTTACATTCAAGCCATCTAGAATAGATATCAAAACACAAACATCTTGCCCTTNNNNNNNNNNNNNNNNNNNNNNNGGGTTAGTATTATGTTCACCGACATTTTCGCCTCATTAACAGCACATCTGTTGAACTAAGTTATCTTTTTTTCCNNNNNNNNNNNNNNNNNNNNNNNNNNNNNNNNNNNNNNNNNNNNNNNNNNNNNNNNNNNNNNNNNNNNNNNNNNNNNNNNNNNNNNNNNNNNNNNNNNNNNNNNNNNNNNNNNNNNNNNNNNNNNNNNNNNNNNNNNNNNNNNNNNNNNNNNNNNNNNNNNNNNNNNNNNNNNNNNNNNNNNNNNNNNNNNNNNNNNNNNNNNNNNNNNNNNNNNNNNNNNNNNNNNNNNNNNNNNNNNNNNNNNNNNNNNNNNNNNNNNNNNNNNNNNNNNNNNNNNNNNNNNNNNNNNNNNNNNNNNNNNNNNNNNNNNNNNNNNNNNNNNNNNNNNNNNNNNNNNNNNNNNNNNNNNNNNNNNNNNNNNNNNNNNNNNNNNNNNNNNNNNNNNNNNNNNNNNNNNNNNNNNNNNNNNNNNNNNNNNNNNNNNNNNNNNNNNNNNNNNNNNNNNNNNNNNNNNNNNNNNNNNNNNNNNNNNNNNNNNNNNNNNNNNNNNNNNNNNNNNNNNNNNNNNNNNNNNNNNNNNNNNNNNNNNNNNNNNNNNNNNNNNNNNNNNNNNNNNNNNNNNNNNNNNNNNNNNNNNNNNNNNNNNNNNNNNNNNNNNNNNNNNNNNNNNNNNNNNNNNNNNNNNNNNNNNNNNNNNNNNNNNNNNNNNNNNNNNNNNNNNNNNNNNNNNNNNNNNNNNNNNNNNNNNNNNNNNNNNNNNNNNNNNNNNNNNNNNNNNNNNNNNNNNNNNNNNNNNNNNNNNNNNNNNNNNNNNNNNNNNNNNNNNNNNNNNNNNNNNNNNNNNNNNNNNNNNNNNNNNNNNNNNNNNNNNNNNNNNNNNNNNNNNNNNNNNNNNNNNNNNNNNNNNNNNNNNNNNNNNNNNNNNNNNNNNNNNNNNNNNNNNNNNNNNNNNNNNNNNNNNNNNNNNNNNNNNNNNNNNNNNNNNNNNNNNNNNNNNNNNNNNNNNNNNNNNNNNNNNNNNNNNNNNNNNNNNNNNNNNNNNNNNNNNNNNNNNNNNNNNNNNNNNNNNNNNNNNNNNNNNNNNNNNNNNNNNNNNNNNNNNNNNNNNNNNNNNNNNNNNNNNNNNNNNNNNNNNNNNNNNNNNNNNNNNNNNNNNNNNNNNNNNNNNNNNNNNNNNNNNNNNNNNNNNNNNNNNNNNNNNNNNNNNNNNNNNNNNNNNNNNNNNNNNNNNNNNNNNNNNNNNNNNNNNNNNNNNNNNNNNNNNNNNNNNNNNNNNNNNNNNNNNNNNNNNNNNNNNNNNNNNNNNNNNNNNNNNNNNNNNNNNNNNNNNNNNNNNNNNNNNNNNNNNNNNNNNNNNNNNNNNNNNNNNNNNNNNNNNNNNNNNNNNNNNNNNNNNNCTCGATTTGGAAGCAAGTGATAAGTTGCAAGTGGCAATCGCCGTCGGAGGCCGATTTTAAACTGACTCACGATGAACATTACAAATTCTGTACATTCTGTATGTACATTTGTTTCTTGTTTCAAGACAATTGTCACATCCACACTCATCATTTACTCTCAGTTAGCATTTCAGAAAGAGAGGAATCTTCTAAAACAGTAAACGGGTATTTATTTTTCGATGTTTACGAAAGAGTTAAAAGTGAGTCTATATCCAGATTTATTCATGTTGTCCATGAAATATTCAATGATTTTCTGTGTTATCTTCATTGATTCGAGCTTTAAagcataatgataagaatttcaATATCATGAATTTCAGAATTATTGCTATAAATAAGGGCTTCAATATACAGTAATTCAGAGTCAGTAATGATCCTGATATGCAAATGAACCTTTTCCACACATTAAATTAGTAAAAGCGAGGAAAAAattaattagtgttttttttttctgtcaaaatttTGTATATGCTGATTGCTAACTGAGCGTAATTGCTGACTGTCAGATCTCGGACAATCTGTAACAAGTACAAAAGAAATTCGCtgaaaaattaattattagtactattaaatcgtatttaaaaaaatataagtgttTTATAAGGTTAACGAAACGAGTGATTCACGTCAACTGTTAAAGGTGATGTGATCTGAGACTTCTGTGAGACTTCAGCAAATTCATTATTAATGAAAAGATACAACAGTACATTACTGAATCAGTATTTAATACTCTGCTCTTTCCACAGTGAGGATGATTAcactatttataattaatatatatttaacaatgaaTTTTTATCGTTGAATCATGTTCCGAGAACTAGTCATTTGACAGTTATACCTGTTTTACTTGTTGGAATTAATTGGTAGAAGTCTNNNNNNNNNNNNNNNNNNNNNNTTATACATACATCGCACACAGTCATAAGTGAACGAACactcacgcaaatacacacatgtacgtctgttttatatatatggataacgcccctccccctcaNNNNNNNNNNNNNNNNNNNNNNNNNNNNNNNNNNNNNNNNNNNNNNNNNNNNNNNNNNNNNNNNNNNNNNNNNNNNNNNNNNNNNNNNNNNNNagtctctctttctgtctacctaaTTGCCAGACAATCTGTcattgtctgtgtctgtttatcagtatatacaaagtttttttctttaaaaaaaatcttatgtatATCAAATTCAAGGCAAcaaatctttctctattttcactGAGTAAGGAGCAAAGAAAGTGACACATGTCACTCGATATTGCAGGACTCGGCAACTCAGATATCTTGGCAACGAGCAATTGTTGTTTGCATCGCGGGGAATCTCGCTTCGCCGGCGCTGTCAAAAGACTTCTTAATAAAATCNNNNNNNNNNNNNNNNNNNNNNNNNNNNNNNNNNNNNNNNNNNNNNNNNNNNNNNNNNNNNNNNNNNNNNNNNNNNNNNNNNNNNNNNNNNNNNNNNNNNNNNNNNNNNNNNNNNNNNNNNNNNNNNNNNNNNNNNNNNNNNNNNNNNNNNNNNNNNNNNNNNNNNNNNNNNNNNNNNNNNNNNNNNNNNNNNNNNNNNNNNNNNNNNNNNNNNNNNNNNNNNNNNNNNNNNNNNNNNNNNNNNNNNNNNNNNNNNNNNNNNNNNNNNNNNNNNNNNNNNNNNNNNNNNNNNNNNNNNNNNNNNNNNNNNNNNNNNNNNNNNNNNNNNNNNNNNNNNNNNNNNNNNNNNNNNNNNNNNNNNNNNNNNNNNNNNNNNNNNNNNNNNNNNNNNNNNNNNNNNNNNNNNNNNNNNNNNNNNNNNNNNNNNNNNNNNNNNNNNNNNNNNNNNNNNNNNNNNNNNNNNNNNNNNNNNNNNNNNNNNNNNNNNNNNNNNNNNNNNNNNNNNNNNNNNNNNNNNNNNNNNNNNNNNNNNNNNNNNNNNNNNNNNNNNNNNNNNNNNNNNNNNNNNNNNNNNNNNNNNNNNNNNNNNNNNNNNNNNNNNNNNNNNNNNNNNNNNNNNNNNNNNNNNNNNNNNNNNNNNNNNNNNNNNNNNNNNNNNNNNNNNNNNNNNNNNNNNNNNNNNNNNNNNNNNNNNNNNNNNNNNNNNNNNNNNNNNNNNNNNNNNNNNNNNNNNNNNNNNNNNNNNNNNNNNNNNNNNNNNNNNNNNNNNNNNNNNNNNNNNNNNNNNNNNNNNNNNNNNNNNNNNNNNNNNNNNNNNNNNNNNNNNNNNNNNNNNNNNNNNNNNNNNNNNNNNNNNNNNNNNNNNNNNNNNNNNNNNNNNNNNNNNNNNNNNNNNNNNNNNNNNNNNNNNNNNNNNNNNNNNNNNNNNNNNNNNNNNNNNNNNNNNNNNNNNNNNNNNNNNNNNNNNNNNNNNNNNNNNNNNNNNNNNNNNNNNNNNNNNNNNNNNNNNNNNNNNNNNNNNNNNNNNNNNNNNNNNNNNNNNNNNNNNNNNNNNNNNNNNNNNNNNNNNNNNNNNNNNNNNNNNNNNNNNNNNNNNNNNNNNNNNNNNNNNNNNNNNNNNNNNNNNNNNNNNNNNNNNNNNNNNNNNNNNNNNNNNNNNNNNNNNNNNNNNNNNNNNNNNNNNNNNNNNNNNNNNNNNNNNNNNNNNNNNNNNNNNNNNNNNNNNNNNNNNNNNNNNNNNNNNNNNNNNNNNNNNNNNNNNNNNNNNNNNNNNNNNNNNNNNNNNNNNNNNNNNNNNNNNNNNNNNNNNNNNNNNNNNNNNNNNNNNNNNNNNNNNNNNNNNNNNNNNNNNNNNNNNNNNNNNNNNNNNNNNNNNNNNNNNNNNNNNNNNNNNNNNNNNNNNNNNNNNNNNNNNNNNNNNNNNNNNNNNNNNNNNNNNNNNNNNNNNNNNNNNNNNNNNNNNNNNNNNNNNNNNNNNNNNNNNNNNNNNNNNNNNNNNNNNNNNNNNNNNNNNNNNNNNNNNNNNNNNNNNNNNNNNNNNNNNNNNNNNNNNNNNNNNNNNNNNNNNNNNNNNNNNNNNNNNNNNNNNNNNNNNNNNNNNNNNNNNNNNNNNNNNNNNNNNNNNNNNNNNNNNNNNNNNNNNNNNNNNNNNNNNNNNNNNNNNNNNNNNNNNNNNNNNNNNNNNNNNNNNNNNNNNNNNNNNNNNNNNNNNNNNNNNNNNNNNNNNNNNNNNNNNNNNNNNNNNNNNNNNNNNNNNNNNNNNNNNNNNNNNNNNNNNNNNNNNNNNNNNNNNNNNNNNNNNNNNNNNNNNNNNNNNNNNNNNNNNNNNNNNNNNNNNNNNNNNNNNNNNNNNNNNNNNNNNNNNNNNNNNNNNNNNNNNNNNNNNNNNNNNNNNNNNNNNNNNNNNNNNNNNNNNNNNNNNNNNNNNNNNNNNNNNNNNNNNNNNNNNNNNNNNNNNNNNNNNNNNNNNNNNNNNNNNNNNNNNNNNNNNNNNNNNNNNNNNNNNNNNNNNNNNNNNNNNNNNNNNNNNNNNNNNNNNNNNNNNNNNNNNNNNNNNNNNNNNNNNNNNNNNNNNNNNNNNNNNNNNNNNNNNNNNNNNNNNNNNNNNNNNNNNNNNNNNNNNNNNNNNNNNNNNNNNNNNNNNNNNNNNNNNNNNNNNNNNNNNNNNNNNNNNNNNNNNNNNNNNNNNNNNNNNNNNNNNNNNNNNNNNNNNNNNNNNNNNNNNNNNNNNNNNNNNNNNNNNNNNNNNNNNNNNNNNNNNNNNNNNNNNNNNNNNNNNNNNNNNNNNNNNNNNNNNNNNNNNNNNNNNNNNNNNNNNNNNNNNNNNNNNNNNNNNNNNNNNNNNNNNNNNNNNNNNNNNNNNNNNNNNNNNNNNNNNNNNNNNNNNNNNNNNNNNNNNNNNNNNNNNNNNNNNNNNNNNNNNNNNNNNNNNNNNNNNNNNNNNNNNNNNNNNNNNNNNNNNNNNNNNNNNNNNNNNNNNNNNNNNNNNNNNNNNNNNNNNNNNNNNNNNNNNNNNNNNNNNNNNNNNNNNNNNNNNNNNNNNNNNNNNNNNNNNNNNNNNNNNNNNNNNNNNNNNNNNNNNNNNNNNNNNNNNNNNNNNNNNNNNNNNNNNNNNNNNNNNNNNNNNNNNGNNNNNNNNNNNNNNNNNNNNNNNNNNNNNNNNNNNNNNNNNNNNNNNNNNNNNNNNNNNNNNNNNNNNNNNNNNNNNNNNNNNNNNNNNNNNNNNNNNNNNNNNNNNNNNNNNNNNNNNNNNNNNNNNNNNNNNNNNNNNNNNNNNNNNNNNNNNNNNNNNNNNNNNNNNNNNNNNNNNNNNNNNNNNNNNNNNNNNNNNNNNGGGGGGGGACAGGTNNNNNNNNNNNNNNNNNNNNNNNNNNNNNNNNNNTNNNNNNNNNNNNNNNNNNNNNNNNNNNNNNNNNNNGATATATACACATGAGACTGACCTGAAGAGGACGATACAAAGGTATATATTTTCACCTCACATTTCACCTGCGAGTAAGACGGTACGAAACATTCCATTTTAGTCCATTCCTACTCTCTCTTGCGGATACAGTTACGTTGCggatcttttttccatttctctcccatATTCCCCTTCCAGTTCTCAANNNNNNNNNNNNNNNNNNNNNNNNNNNNNNNNNNNNNNNNNNNNNNNNNNNNNNNNNNNNNNNNNNNNNNNNNNNNNNNNNNNNNNNNNNNNNNNNNNNNNNNNNNNNNNNNNNNNNNNNNNNNNNNNNNNNNNNNNNNNNNNNNNNNNNNNNNNNNNNNNNNNNNNNNNNNNNNNNNNNNNNNNNNNNNNNNNNNNNNNNNNNNNNNNNNNNNNNNNNNNNNNNNNNNNNNNNNNNNNNNNNNNNNNNNNNNNNNNNNNNNNNNNNNNNNNNNNNNNNNNNNNNNNNNNNNNNNNNNNNNNNNNNNNNNNNNNNNNNNNNNNNNNNNNNNNNNNNNNNNNNNNNNNNNNNNNNNNNNNNNNNNNNNNNNNNNNNNNNNNNNNNNNNNNNNNNNNNNNNNNNNNNNNNNNNNNNNNNNNNNNNNNNNNNNNNNNNNNAGCGAGCTCTCACTCACGTCCAATATTCTCCTCCTGCAGATAAGCGCTTCTTGGACGGCAATCTGTACAAGCTGCCCCCCACCAACAGCGAGGAAGGTAAGGGAACGGAAGACTTCACTCACCCTTCGCTCTTCGTTTATTCTcgcttcttctgtttcctccttAGTTTATTCTCGcctcttctgcttcccctttGCTTTATTCTCGCCCGACTCTGCTTCCCCTTTGTTTATGTTCAGCANNNNNNNNNNNNNNNNNNNNNNNNNNNNNNNNNNNNNNGCTTCCCCCGTTTTTTCTcaatctcctctgtttctcttttggtTTATTCTCGCCCGACTCTCTTGGgcgtttcatttatctattcctgtctttctatttcttgttttcgGTTACATTCTCTCACTTcctgctctttcttttttattactttttgctcTTATTGTCCTTATTCCTCTCGGCGTTATGTATGaagctataaatatttttttccgcaTTTTTCATACTTTGATGTTTGCCGATTTATTGTTGCGTTTTTTTGCCCAGTTATTAATTGAATCATTTCCTTACTTATGTAtcaatttacttatctatttttataattgcATAGCGTATTATTGCCGTTCAAAGAAGTTATGATTTCGTTGGCGTTTATTCAGCCGACGAAAACTGCATTAGACATTGGTAGTGACCTGGATCCTCGTACGGATTCAGGCTGAAATCCGTACTTTTCCTCAGTGCAAACACTCACAGAATATGGATCTGCTCCCAACAGGGAAACCATTTCCCTTTAATAAACTGtagttcatttatttgtttttaggNNNNNNNNNNNNNNNNNNNNNNNNNNNNNNNNNNNNNNNGTGCTCCCAAGTGCTTTATTGTCCATTAATTTACTCATATTTCTACTATTActtggttttgtttgttatttccttAGCTATATACCTTAACGGTCTCTACATTAATCATCCNNNNNNNNNNNNNNNNNNNNNNNNNNNNNNNNNNNNNNNNNNNNNNNNNNNNNNNNNNNNNNNNNNNNNNCAGTTTATCTATTCACTTTTGTATTGAGCAGTGCTTACgttcgtttgtttatttcttaaatttctctatccttttttttattcttccgtgTTTACGTGTAATTTCACTTCCAATATCATAGTTCATTGATAAGTATGGCCGTCAAATAAAGAATTTTGAGATAGAGTAGAAAGAACACGAAGGAAATGCATAGACAGTGGGAAAAGGCAAGCAGAGTTCAGGGCCTTTTGATCCCACAGATGGGTACTAGGGTTTTCGAAGATCAGTTCAGTGGTGGGTAAGTCATGTCGTTGTTAATATGCCCATGGTTTCAAACAAAGATGTTATTATACATAAACGAATTAggatgattatgttaatgatgtgAATGAAATGAGATtgttgtaataaatataatgaactaTTAAAATCATTCAAGTAAATCCTGgtatcaaataaaatgaaaattggtTCATGTTGTAGTCACGCACNNNNNNNNNNNNNNNNNNNNNNNNNNNNNNNNNNNNNNNNNNNNNNNNNNNNNNNNNNNNNNNNNNNNNNNNNNNNNNNNNNNNNNNNNNNNNNNNNNNNNNNNNNNNNNNNNNNNNNNNNNNNNNNNNNNNNNNNNNNNNNNNNNNNNNNNNNNNNNNNNNNNNNNNNNNNNNNNNNNNNNNNNNTTGTTTAAACATTTCAACTATTCTTACcgttttcttaatcattattcacttatttgaatacataaataaacattttgcAAGTAACTAAGTCTATTCATACGACAGTTCTTCAGCTTTCATCATCTCATTATAAATGCAGCAGAATATGAAGCTAAAATAATTTTTCTGGTAATATTAATCTATCAACATTGTTCTTCACacatttcaattatattttatattcattacgaCAGAAAGGTCAGCAATGGTGTGTGAAATATCATACAAGCATTCATCTATAAATGTATTAATTCTCAATTATGCACACACCCCTTCAGCAAGAGGCCTCCagaatatataattgcaaaatgaaatCAATTGAAGAAAACACTATTTGAGATTGAACATGAATTTTTTGAGAAGTAACAGGATAACTGACACAGATCGAACTTTTTATTCAAAAGTAAAAATACCAAATTTTCAAACATTAATTCTGAAGNNNNNNNNNNNNNNNNNNNNNNNNNNNNNNNNNNNNNNNNNNNNNNNNNNNNNNNNNNNNNNNNNNNNNNNNNNNNNNNNNNNNNNNNNNNNNNNNNNNNNNNNNNNNNNNNNNNNNNNNNNNNNNNNNNNNNNNNNNNNNNNNNNNNNNNNNNNNNNNNNNNNNNNNNNNNNNNNNNNNNNNNNNNNNNATTACTATCGATGCTGACATTTGAAAGAAGCGCGAGTTCGGGAAAGAATCATGTCCTTTATGCAGTTTGAAAAAGGGAGATTGTTTCCCAAGAACAGAGATCCATTCCTATCGTGCTTTTTCTCGGAAAATGTCAATAGCGATGGTGAGTGGATTCAGGCGTTCTTCAAGGAATGCGCTCGCTGGCGGAAGACTGGATAAGAAGTTCTTCAAGGAACACGGTGACGAGACATTTCGAACACGTCGGAGGAAGGGATTTAGCGGATCGAGGAAGCTTTAAAGAGTACCGCGAACTGAACAAGGCCGGCGAGGCGTCTTTCTAATACANNNNNNNNNNNNNNNNNNNNNNNNNNNNNNNNNNNNNNNNNNNNNNNNNNNNNNNNNNNNNNNNNNNNNNNNNNNNNNNNNNNNNNNNNNNNNNNNNNNNNNNNNNNNNNNNNNNNNNNNNNNNNNNNNNNNNNNNNNNNNNNNNNNNNNNNNNNNNNNNNNNNNNNNNNNNNNNNNNNNNNNNNNNNNNNNNNNNNNNNNNNNNNNNNCAGCACATGAAAGTAAATACGCCTACACAAATTCCTCAATGCTTATGCGCTAATTACCGACCAAAATTCATTAGTGCTGAGCATTTCACATCAGCCTAAAGGTACATGTAATCGAGAGATCGATTAATCGCAAGACACTTCGTCTATGACAGATCAACAAAGAAATGTACTTGATACTATAAATGACAACCAATCACAGGTCTCATGATAACTGGGCAGCCAACCAACCAATCCTTTTTGCGCAAACAATTCGAAACTCGGTGTGGCGCGCATGCCAGGTGCAGCTGATGAAAAGATATTGCTTCTTGCGAATTATGGATCATCTGTGGGAATCACTGGCCTTTCAGCGTTAAATAAAGAACTAGTTCAACACATATGTAGTTAAGGTATATTTTTGCAGATCTTTGCTGGAAGCAAAGTCGAGGAAGTTACACTGACGCCGTCATCTTTCGGTGCGCTATTTATATTCTTGGATTAGCGGCTGATAAATCAGTGATAAAATGTACCTTAAAACGAATTTATTGAATCTCAGANNNNNNNNNNNNNNNNNNNNNNNNNNNNNGGTGATGCgcacagccaaaaaaaaaaaatataacaaattatataacaATGAGTATGTACCATTGGCTTATGCTTCCTGTCCGCAGTTATCTTTTCtaactgtatttcttttttaacagtaTTATTTCGCTACACAAAGAGCAACAAACCTTTTTCGGCCTATGTTGCCACGCGGGAGTCGACCGAAACAGGCGCGCTACTTTGCCTATATTGATTATTGGCAGATAAAACATGTTTTGATGTTTTGTCATGCCTTTGAAGGGGAGAATAAAGGCACCAATTAACGTTTTTGCATCCTGNNNNNNNNNNNNNNNNNNNNNNNNNNNNNNNNNNNNNNNNNNNNNNNNNNNNNNNNNNNNNNNNNNNNNNNNNNNNNNNNNNNNNNNNNNNNNNNNNNNNNNNNNNNNNNNNNNNNNNNNNNNNNNNNNNNNNNNNNNNNNNNNNNNNNNNNNNNNNNNNNNNNNNNNNNNNNNNNNNNNNNNNNNNNNNNNNNNNNNNNNNNNNNNNNNNNNNNNNNNNNNNNNNNNNNNNNNNNNNNNNNNNNNNNNNNNNNNNNNNNNNNNNNNNNNNNNNNNNNNNNNNNNNNNNNNNNNNNNNNNNTTCNNNNNNNNNNNNNNNNNNNNNNNNNNNNNNNNNNNNNNNNNNNNNNNNNNNNNNNNNNNNNNNNNNNNNNAAGACGGGCTAACGGGACCCATTTgctatattttgggaaaaatagtgTAGGCCAATTAGCTGGGCGTTTGTTAGTGTTGTTAAGCATATGCTATGAGGCCATGTCTTCAAGGAATACCGCCTTACAATTTGATAAACAGAACTTGTACAGAATgctgaatattttttc from Penaeus monodon isolate SGIC_2016 chromosome 21, NSTDA_Pmon_1, whole genome shotgun sequence carries:
- the LOC119586653 gene encoding uncharacterized protein LOC119586653; amino-acid sequence: MYELICIYQKSQLFTLSPSPMLTAIFVIHSKETDDWTLQVQYSQPRDSGAYKCQVNSDPKIVRNVYLSVTVLHSAMELLVQLLLSVLEVNPEFVKASTSLRRNARDEYGIPEPIGKTIVDVENKRFLDGNLYKLPPTNSEEVQTLTEYGSAPNRETISL